A window from Populus trichocarpa isolate Nisqually-1 chromosome 3, P.trichocarpa_v4.1, whole genome shotgun sequence encodes these proteins:
- the LOC7497833 gene encoding uncharacterized protein LOC7497833: MIPKPLRTLVTGTAIILGGVLALNITSSIAVNALRFATDLKLRRVALPCGACRGKGFYICKLCKGNASIHWSPLYDPVAINPCLCPTCDGNRVQRCLNCLGKGYN, encoded by the exons ATGATTCCAAAGCCACTGCGCACACTTGTAACTGGCACTGCCATCATCTTGGGCGGCGTACTTGCTCTCAACATCACCTCCTCTATTGCTGTTAATGCACTTCGTTTTGCCACTGATCTCAAACTG agaagAGTTGCGTTGCCTTGTGGGGCTTGTAGAGGAAAGGGGTTTTACATATGCAAGCTGTGCAAAGGGAATGCTAGCATACACTGGTCACCTTTGTACGACCCTGTTGCTATCAATCCTTGCCTTTGCCCTACTTGTGATGGTAACAG AGTACAGCGCTGTCTAAACTGCCTTGGGAAGGGCTACAATTGA